The Hymenobacter sp. GOD-10R genome includes a window with the following:
- the murG gene encoding undecaprenyldiphospho-muramoylpentapeptide beta-N-acetylglucosaminyltransferase, which yields MSPTPYRVIISGGGTGGHIFPAVAIANELRRRQPEAEILFVGANGRMEMTRVPEAGYEIIGLDISGLQRRLTPQNLLFPVRVFRSVRKAGKLLESFRPDAVVGVGGYASAPVLIAATSRGIPALIQEQNSYAGLVNKLLSRRVDRICVAYEGMEKFFPATKLVLTGNPVRTEIAGGSRIEALQFFGLSPEKKTLLVVGGSLGARTLNQATAAALSRLREAGVQLIWQTGKLYYPEAQQQAADYAEAGLKVLEFVKRMDLAYAAADVVISRAGALSVSELCLTGKPSILVPSPNVAEDHQTKNALALVERQAALLVTDAEAPAKLYDQALALLADPARQQQLSQNVRLLAHPDATTAIVDELLALMDRA from the coding sequence ATGTCTCCCACGCCCTACCGCGTTATCATCAGCGGCGGAGGCACGGGCGGGCATATTTTTCCGGCGGTGGCTATTGCCAACGAGCTGCGTCGGCGGCAGCCCGAGGCAGAAATTCTGTTTGTCGGAGCCAATGGCCGCATGGAAATGACCCGCGTCCCCGAAGCCGGTTACGAGATAATAGGACTTGATATTAGTGGCTTGCAGCGTCGCCTGACGCCGCAAAACTTATTGTTCCCAGTGCGGGTATTCCGCTCAGTGCGCAAAGCAGGTAAACTGCTCGAAAGCTTCCGACCCGATGCTGTCGTCGGGGTAGGAGGATATGCTTCGGCGCCAGTACTGATAGCGGCTACTTCGCGGGGCATTCCGGCGCTTATTCAGGAGCAAAACTCCTACGCTGGCCTCGTCAACAAGCTGCTGAGCCGCCGCGTCGACCGCATTTGTGTGGCCTACGAAGGCATGGAAAAGTTCTTCCCCGCCACCAAGCTCGTGCTGACCGGCAACCCCGTACGGACGGAAATTGCGGGCGGCAGCAGAATCGAAGCGTTACAATTTTTTGGGCTTTCGCCAGAGAAGAAAACGTTGTTGGTAGTAGGTGGGAGCCTAGGTGCCCGCACCCTCAACCAAGCTACCGCCGCTGCATTGTCGCGCTTGCGTGAAGCCGGAGTGCAACTCATCTGGCAGACGGGTAAATTGTATTATCCCGAAGCCCAGCAACAAGCCGCTGACTACGCGGAAGCTGGGCTGAAAGTGCTAGAGTTTGTGAAACGCATGGACCTAGCTTACGCCGCCGCTGATGTGGTGATATCCCGCGCCGGTGCATTGTCGGTGTCGGAACTGTGTCTCACGGGTAAGCCGAGCATTCTGGTACCCTCGCCGAACGTGGCAGAAGACCACCAGACCAAAAACGCATTGGCTTTGGTAGAGCGTCAAGCGGCTCTTTTAGTGACCGATGCTGAAGCGCCCGCCAAGCTTTACGATCAAGCCCTAGCATTACTAGCGGACCCAGCTCGCCAGCAACAACTCAGTCAAAACGTGCGCCTCCTCGCACATCCCGATGCCACAACGGCTATTGTGGACGAACTATTAGCTCTGATGGACCGCGCATGA
- the murD gene encoding UDP-N-acetylmuramoyl-L-alanine--D-glutamate ligase, translating to MSQKIVILGAAESGVGAALLAQAKGFDVFVSDRSPIQPIYKEKLTKAGIRFEENTHTLDEILTAEEVVKSPGIPEKAPVIQALREKQIPVISEIELAGRYTKAKCICITGTNGKTTTTLLTYHLLKEAGYNVGLAGNVGYSLAEQIIEDKYEYYVVELSSFQLDDTHEFRPWIAVLLNITPDHLDRYGYSLESYAQAKLRIAKNLKGGDFFIYNADDAVTQKQFQSVFCEGTLLPFSLHKRPDFQLSGYYCAEQEVCLPMSPVRTDDDVHLSTAASPLIGQHNRQNTLAAVLAARAAGVEPAMIEVALGTFRNADHRLQPVGEINDTRFINDSKATNVEAAWYALDGIRQPIIWIAGGTDKGNDYTTLIPLAKARVKALICLGVDNEKLKASFGEVVPHLEETQSIETAVRRATDLAQPGDVVLLSPACASFDLFKNYEDRGRQFAAAVETIVKERSSEASPHA from the coding sequence ATGTCTCAAAAAATCGTCATCCTCGGTGCAGCTGAAAGTGGAGTAGGAGCCGCGCTCCTAGCTCAGGCCAAAGGCTTCGACGTGTTCGTGTCCGACCGCAGCCCGATTCAACCTATATATAAGGAGAAGCTGACGAAGGCGGGTATTCGCTTCGAGGAAAATACGCACACCCTTGATGAGATTTTGACGGCCGAAGAAGTGGTCAAAAGCCCCGGTATTCCCGAGAAGGCACCCGTTATTCAGGCCTTGCGCGAAAAGCAGATTCCAGTTATCTCCGAAATCGAGCTGGCCGGCCGCTACACCAAGGCCAAGTGCATTTGCATTACCGGCACCAACGGTAAGACAACTACCACGCTGCTCACCTATCACCTGCTCAAAGAAGCGGGCTACAATGTGGGCCTAGCTGGCAACGTGGGCTACTCGCTGGCTGAACAGATAATCGAAGATAAGTACGAGTACTACGTGGTCGAGCTCAGCAGCTTTCAGCTCGACGACACCCACGAGTTCCGCCCGTGGATTGCGGTGTTGCTTAACATCACCCCCGACCACCTCGACCGCTACGGCTACTCGCTCGAAAGCTATGCACAGGCCAAGCTACGCATCGCGAAGAACCTGAAAGGAGGCGACTTCTTCATTTACAACGCCGACGACGCCGTAACGCAGAAACAATTTCAGTCGGTTTTCTGTGAGGGGACCTTGCTGCCCTTTAGCTTACACAAGCGCCCAGATTTTCAACTCTCGGGTTACTATTGTGCCGAGCAGGAGGTTTGCTTACCCATGTCACCCGTGCGCACCGACGATGACGTGCACCTGAGCACGGCTGCTTCGCCGCTCATCGGCCAGCACAACCGCCAGAACACCTTGGCTGCCGTGCTAGCGGCCCGCGCTGCTGGCGTAGAGCCCGCAATGATCGAGGTAGCCCTAGGTACCTTCCGCAACGCCGACCACCGCCTGCAACCCGTCGGTGAAATCAACGACACCCGCTTCATCAACGACTCCAAAGCCACCAACGTGGAAGCCGCATGGTACGCCCTCGACGGCATCCGGCAGCCCATCATCTGGATTGCCGGGGGCACCGATAAGGGCAACGACTACACCACGTTGATACCGCTGGCCAAAGCACGCGTGAAAGCACTGATTTGCCTTGGGGTAGATAATGAAAAGCTCAAAGCCTCGTTCGGCGAGGTGGTTCCGCATCTGGAGGAAACCCAGAGTATAGAAACCGCCGTGCGCCGCGCTACCGACCTAGCCCAACCCGGCGATGTGGTATTGCTCTCACCCGCCTGCGCCAGCTTCGACCTGTTCAAAAATTACGAAGACCGCGGCCGGCAGTTTGCGGCCGCTGTTGAAACGATAGTCAAGGAGCGAAGTAGCGAAGCTAGCCCTCACGCTTAG
- the mraY gene encoding phospho-N-acetylmuramoyl-pentapeptide-transferase, with translation MLYYLFTYLYKHYHLPGAGVFQFISFRAAMAVITSLLIAQVFGKNLIRILQRKQVGESIRDLGLQGQMEKKGTPTMGGLIILLAILVPTLLFAKLDNIYVVLMILSTVWLGLIGFIDDYIKVVKKDKEGLAGRFKILGQVGLGITVGWVLFFSNDVTVRQYLLPNGQLSAVDASTVYQDVKLMITTIPFAKNNELNYGNLFQYAGPYFNGLYSFLYVPIVIFIITAVSNGANITDGLDGLAAGTSAIIGITLAIFAFVSGNSVLADYLDIMYIPNSGELVIFCTAFVGACVGFLWYNSYPAQVFMGDTGSLAIGGIIAVLALIVRKELLIPLLCGVFLVELVSVTVQVTWFKYTKRKYGEGRRLLRMSPLHHHYQKLGYHESKIVSRFWIVGIMLAVLTLVTLKLR, from the coding sequence ATGCTTTATTACCTCTTCACGTACCTCTACAAACATTATCACCTGCCGGGCGCGGGTGTGTTTCAGTTTATTTCGTTTCGGGCCGCTATGGCGGTGATCACCTCGCTGCTCATCGCGCAGGTTTTCGGCAAAAACCTAATTCGCATTCTCCAGCGCAAGCAAGTCGGCGAGAGTATCCGCGACCTAGGTTTGCAGGGTCAGATGGAGAAGAAAGGTACGCCCACGATGGGTGGCCTTATTATTCTGCTGGCCATCTTGGTGCCAACGTTGTTGTTCGCCAAGCTCGACAATATCTATGTCGTCCTGATGATCCTGAGCACCGTTTGGCTGGGGCTGATTGGTTTTATTGACGACTATATCAAAGTAGTCAAGAAGGATAAAGAAGGCTTGGCCGGCCGTTTCAAAATACTTGGTCAGGTGGGTCTAGGTATCACTGTCGGGTGGGTGCTATTTTTCTCGAATGATGTGACCGTGCGCCAGTATCTGCTGCCTAACGGCCAGCTCTCAGCCGTTGACGCTAGTACCGTGTACCAGGATGTGAAGCTGATGATTACGACCATTCCCTTTGCCAAGAACAACGAGCTGAACTACGGCAACCTGTTCCAGTATGCAGGGCCGTATTTCAATGGGCTCTACAGCTTCCTCTACGTGCCCATTGTCATTTTCATTATCACCGCCGTGAGCAATGGTGCTAACATCACGGATGGCCTCGACGGGTTGGCGGCTGGCACGTCAGCTATCATCGGCATTACGCTAGCCATCTTCGCTTTTGTGAGTGGCAACTCAGTACTCGCCGATTACCTGGATATCATGTATATCCCTAATTCGGGTGAGTTGGTAATCTTCTGTACCGCTTTTGTGGGAGCGTGCGTGGGCTTTCTGTGGTATAATAGCTACCCGGCGCAAGTGTTCATGGGCGACACTGGCTCATTGGCCATCGGTGGCATCATCGCGGTACTGGCTCTAATTGTGCGCAAAGAGCTGTTGATTCCGCTGCTCTGCGGTGTGTTTCTGGTGGAATTGGTTTCGGTAACGGTACAGGTGACGTGGTTTAAATACACCAAGCGCAAGTATGGCGAAGGTCGTCGTTTACTGCGCATGTCGCCCTTGCACCATCACTACCAAAAGCTAGGTTACCACGAATCCAAAATTGTGTCGCGCTTCTGGATTGTGGGCATCATGTTGGCCGTTTTGACTCTCGTAACCTTAAAGCTTCGCTAA
- a CDS encoding FtsW/RodA/SpoVE family cell cycle protein, which yields MEPIKLWLQRNLKGDPVLWGIVILFSLISIAVVYSATGTLAYKKMGGNTEYFLIKHTGLILVGLVFMWGAHRIDYRYYSRLSLYALLISVPLLLFTFFFGGTTLNDASRWLTIPIINQTFQPSDLAKLALIAHLASMLSRRQQHVQDFKTTLLPVMLWVGLICGIIIMSNASTALLLFMTCLLLMFIGRVPLKQMAVMVAIGLVVGGVGLASGQRYKTVVSRISSFTDKSKPVPFQLEHSYIAIATGGVTGKGPGKSTERNILPHPYSDFIYAVIIEEYGMAGGAFVLFLYLAFLYRGLKTVMNSAGAFGGLLSAGLSFSLVLQAMVNMGVAVGLGPITGLPLPLLSMGGTSLIFTGISIGIILSVSRGEMEVRPMNDQPSDTPRIPKKAAYA from the coding sequence ATGGAACCCATTAAGCTCTGGCTGCAACGCAACCTCAAAGGTGACCCCGTTTTGTGGGGCATTGTTATCCTGTTTTCCCTCATCAGTATTGCGGTGGTGTACTCGGCCACGGGCACGCTGGCGTACAAGAAAATGGGCGGCAACACGGAGTACTTCCTCATCAAGCACACCGGCCTGATCCTAGTAGGCTTGGTCTTCATGTGGGGCGCTCACCGCATCGACTACCGTTACTACTCACGCTTGTCGCTGTACGCGCTGTTGATATCAGTGCCGCTGCTGCTGTTCACGTTCTTCTTTGGCGGCACCACGCTCAACGATGCTTCGCGCTGGCTGACCATCCCAATCATCAACCAAACGTTTCAACCTTCCGACCTAGCCAAGCTCGCCCTTATTGCGCACCTAGCTAGTATGTTGAGTCGCCGCCAGCAGCACGTGCAGGACTTCAAAACGACGCTACTGCCCGTGATGCTGTGGGTGGGCTTGATCTGCGGCATCATCATTATGAGTAACGCGTCTACGGCGCTACTGCTGTTCATGACGTGCCTGCTGCTGATGTTTATTGGGCGCGTGCCGCTCAAGCAAATGGCGGTGATGGTCGCTATTGGTTTGGTGGTAGGTGGAGTAGGCCTAGCTTCGGGACAGCGCTACAAAACGGTGGTGAGCCGTATATCGAGTTTCACCGATAAATCGAAGCCAGTTCCGTTTCAGTTGGAACATAGCTATATTGCGATTGCAACGGGTGGCGTGACGGGCAAGGGGCCGGGCAAGAGCACGGAGCGCAACATTTTGCCGCACCCGTACTCCGACTTTATCTATGCAGTCATCATTGAAGAATACGGTATGGCGGGCGGCGCTTTTGTGCTGTTCTTGTACCTAGCTTTTCTTTATCGAGGGCTGAAAACGGTGATGAACAGTGCGGGTGCTTTTGGCGGGCTGCTCTCGGCCGGGCTGAGCTTCAGTTTGGTCTTGCAGGCCATGGTAAACATGGGCGTAGCCGTAGGCCTAGGTCCGATTACGGGTCTGCCGTTGCCGCTGCTTAGCATGGGAGGTACGTCGCTGATCTTCACCGGTATCAGCATCGGTATTATTCTAAGCGTGAGCCGTGGTGAGATGGAAGTGCGCCCCATGAACGATCAGCCCAGTGACACGCCACGCATCCCTAAGAAAGCGGCCTATGCTTAG